In the Clostridia bacterium genome, one interval contains:
- a CDS encoding alpha/beta hydrolase has translation MSTYYLNSFDSTPLLVHCWDEVENPKGLVLVCHDVGTHSGRYEGLARVLNEKGMVVLAYDLRGFGATARPERLGFGNKKSYEYSVEDIHFLFRYFKREYDLPIVLMGQGYGGYLILSALERGMASPRGVALLSVGKQQRQNLYAALAVAKTLPLRDRATTLGLAMLQPLVEKEENEKQSGYADPLDNVVPTVAFDLALIEGLLDASKGENFAKIDKTVPYALFAGMKDAALGAEGESALALLLSMRALGIEPRFFGYEDAAHDLLTHPLADRYCGHIAEFVGACLETPGL, from the coding sequence ATGTCGACCTACTACCTAAATTCCTTTGACAGCACGCCTTTGCTCGTCCATTGTTGGGACGAAGTCGAAAACCCCAAGGGGTTGGTCTTGGTGTGTCACGACGTGGGCACGCATAGCGGCCGCTACGAGGGGTTGGCGCGGGTGCTGAACGAGAAGGGAATGGTGGTGCTGGCCTACGATTTGCGCGGATTCGGCGCGACGGCACGCCCCGAACGGCTGGGATTCGGCAATAAGAAAAGCTACGAGTACAGCGTAGAAGATATCCATTTTTTGTTCCGCTATTTCAAGCGGGAATACGATTTGCCCATCGTGTTGATGGGGCAGGGCTACGGCGGTTATTTGATTTTGAGCGCGTTGGAGCGCGGTATGGCGTCGCCACGAGGAGTGGCGCTGTTGTCCGTGGGCAAACAGCAACGACAAAACCTCTACGCCGCTTTGGCCGTGGCCAAGACCTTGCCTTTGCGCGATAGGGCGACCACGTTGGGGTTGGCGATGTTGCAACCTTTGGTGGAGAAGGAAGAAAACGAAAAACAGTCGGGGTATGCGGATCCCTTGGATAACGTGGTGCCTACGGTGGCCTTTGACTTGGCCTTGATAGAGGGGTTATTGGACGCGTCTAAGGGCGAAAATTTCGCGAAAATAGACAAAACCGTACCGTACGCCTTGTTCGCGGGGATGAAAGACGCGGCGCTCGGCGCGGAAGGCGAGAGCGCGTTGGCGCTCCTGTTGTCCATGCGCGCGTTGGGTATCGAGCCGCGCTTCTTCGGCTACGAGGACGCCGCGCACGACCTCTTGACGCACCCGCTGGCGGATAGGTACTGCGGGCATATCGCGGAGTTTGTCGGCGCTTGTCTGGAAACGCCGGGCTTGTAA
- a CDS encoding 50S ribosomal protein L28, with the protein MSRVCSICGKGAMAGNNVSHSNRKSPRHWNVNVQKISIVENGTVVSKYVCTRCIRSNKVIRKVNA; encoded by the coding sequence ATGTCGAGAGTGTGCAGTATATGCGGCAAGGGTGCTATGGCGGGCAACAACGTCAGCCACAGCAATCGCAAAAGCCCCCGTCATTGGAACGTCAACGTGCAAAAGATCAGCATCGTGGAGAACGGTACTGTCGTCAGCAAATACGTATGCACCCGTTGCATTCGTAGCAACAAGGTCATTCGCAAAGTCAACGCCTAA
- a CDS encoding Asp23/Gls24 family envelope stress response protein, with the protein MAVKTSNKYGKISVSDDAVVMVANHVASECYGVVDLVSRRVTDSLAQLFRNNSNTRGVKVTCVDHNIYIDLFVILKDGVPQDAVVETLRKTVTYAVEKFTGMVVKKVNVNVVGVRV; encoded by the coding sequence ATGGCAGTTAAAACGAGCAACAAGTACGGTAAGATCTCGGTGTCGGACGACGCCGTGGTGATGGTGGCGAACCACGTCGCAAGCGAATGCTATGGCGTCGTGGATCTCGTGTCGCGCCGTGTGACCGACAGTTTGGCTCAACTGTTCCGCAACAACAGCAACACCAGAGGCGTAAAGGTGACGTGCGTCGATCATAATATCTATATCGATCTGTTCGTCATACTGAAGGACGGCGTGCCGCAGGACGCGGTGGTCGAAACCTTGCGCAAGACCGTGACCTACGCCGTGGAGAAATTCACGGGTATGGTGGTGAAAAAGGTCAACGTAAACGTGGTGGGCGTGCGCGTATAA
- a CDS encoding DAK2 domain-containing protein: protein MYKNIDAITFRKMFVGGVQNLAANKATVDSLNVFPVPDGDTGTNMTMTVKTALKEVEALTDAALSMQSLTEAISRGSLRGARGNSGVITSQILKGFCDYVKDKDVLNAKDFAAGLREAARVAYSSVNKPKEGTILTVIRVIGEECGQFAGRGSTVDEFLEGVLSIGSGILAKTPEMLPVLKKAGVVDAGGQGLLYILSGWLKGLTGELVETKEAEEAQPQADVEFEGDLDELEEITFAYCTEFFVTNLYPNVTTADIDKLRDKLSKLGDSLICIGDLDLIKVHVHTNTPGLALQYAVKLGELDKVKIENMLMQNRAIRAKLEAERKPLGVVAVASGSGYGKMFKDMGVDYVITGGQTMNPSVDDFLSAIKRVNADSVLILPNNKNVILAAAQAQEMVEKTCVVLPTVNVQSGLACMAYYDPNLDINTNADAMRAAIEDYVCGTVTTAVRNTTMNGLKVKEGNYIGLSDKKLLVKGVDLKPTVVNLVGALGGEEKDVLSLYYGKDVSKEECDSMVEAIEEAYPELEVMPFEGGQPHYWYDLLLE from the coding sequence ATGTATAAGAATATAGACGCGATAACTTTTAGAAAAATGTTCGTGGGCGGCGTGCAAAACCTCGCGGCGAACAAGGCGACGGTGGACAGCCTGAACGTGTTCCCCGTGCCCGACGGCGATACGGGTACCAATATGACGATGACCGTCAAAACCGCCCTCAAAGAGGTGGAAGCCTTGACGGACGCGGCCCTGAGTATGCAGAGCCTGACCGAGGCCATAAGCCGCGGAAGCCTACGGGGTGCGAGAGGTAACTCGGGCGTCATTACGAGCCAAATACTCAAAGGATTTTGCGATTATGTCAAAGATAAGGACGTGCTGAACGCCAAGGACTTCGCGGCGGGATTGCGCGAGGCCGCGAGAGTGGCGTACAGTTCGGTCAATAAGCCCAAAGAGGGCACCATCTTGACCGTCATCCGCGTGATTGGTGAGGAGTGCGGTCAGTTCGCGGGGCGTGGCAGCACGGTGGACGAGTTTCTCGAAGGCGTGCTGAGTATCGGTAGCGGCATACTGGCGAAAACCCCCGAAATGCTGCCCGTGCTGAAAAAGGCCGGCGTCGTAGACGCCGGTGGACAGGGATTGCTGTATATCCTGTCGGGCTGGCTGAAAGGCCTGACGGGTGAATTGGTGGAGACCAAAGAGGCCGAGGAAGCGCAACCCCAGGCCGACGTGGAGTTCGAGGGCGACCTCGACGAGTTGGAGGAGATCACTTTCGCCTACTGCACCGAGTTCTTCGTGACCAACCTCTATCCCAACGTGACCACCGCCGACATCGACAAATTGCGCGACAAATTGTCCAAATTGGGCGACAGCCTTATCTGCATAGGCGACCTCGATCTAATCAAAGTGCACGTACATACCAACACCCCCGGCCTGGCCTTGCAATACGCCGTGAAGTTGGGCGAGTTGGACAAAGTGAAAATCGAAAATATGCTGATGCAAAACCGCGCCATCCGCGCCAAGTTGGAGGCCGAACGCAAGCCTTTGGGCGTGGTGGCCGTGGCGAGCGGCTCGGGATATGGCAAGATGTTCAAGGATATGGGCGTGGACTACGTCATCACGGGCGGACAGACCATGAATCCGTCGGTGGACGACTTCTTGTCGGCCATCAAGCGCGTCAACGCGGACAGCGTACTCATCCTGCCCAACAATAAGAACGTCATCCTCGCCGCCGCGCAAGCGCAGGAAATGGTGGAGAAGACGTGCGTGGTGCTGCCGACCGTCAACGTGCAGAGCGGTTTGGCTTGTATGGCCTACTACGACCCCAACCTCGATATCAACACCAACGCAGACGCGATGCGCGCCGCCATCGAGGACTACGTGTGCGGCACTGTGACCACCGCCGTGCGCAATACCACGATGAACGGGTTGAAGGTGAAAGAGGGAAATTACATAGGCTTGAGCGACAAGAAACTGTTGGTGAAAGGCGTGGATCTGAAACCCACCGTCGTCAACCTCGTGGGCGCCTTGGGCGGCGAGGAAAAGGACGTGTTGAGCCTGTACTACGGCAAGGACGTGTCGAAAGAAGAATGCGACAGTATGGTGGAGGCCATAGAAGAGGCCTACCCCGAATTGGAAGTGATGCCCTTTGAGGGCGGACAGCCGCATTATTGGTACGACCTGTTGCTCGAATAG
- a CDS encoding flavodoxin family protein, translating to MSKVVVISSSPRKGNSHILCDEFVRGAAEVGAEVTRFWLGDYTVNYCKGCLACRNTARCVQADDAAAIIDAMAEADVICLATPVYFYNMSAQLKTLIDRCCAHYARLHDKKFVLLLTCEDRDRDAFDEILTAFNGFFRCLDNPETIAVVRGYGVLRKTEILSRPTALEHAYQAGLLC from the coding sequence ATGAGCAAAGTCGTCGTCATCTCTTCTTCTCCCCGCAAGGGCAATTCCCACATTCTTTGCGACGAGTTCGTCCGCGGTGCCGCCGAAGTCGGTGCCGAAGTCACCCGTTTTTGGCTGGGCGACTACACCGTCAACTATTGCAAGGGGTGCTTAGCCTGTCGCAACACCGCCCGCTGCGTGCAAGCGGACGACGCGGCCGCCATCATCGACGCCATGGCCGAGGCGGACGTCATCTGTCTGGCCACGCCCGTCTACTTCTACAATATGTCGGCCCAACTCAAGACCCTCATCGACCGTTGCTGTGCGCATTACGCCCGCCTACACGACAAAAAGTTCGTGCTACTTCTCACCTGCGAGGACCGCGACCGCGACGCCTTCGACGAGATACTCACGGCCTTCAACGGCTTTTTCCGCTGTTTGGACAACCCCGAGACCATTGCCGTCGTCCGCGGCTACGGCGTCTTGCGCAAGACCGAGATACTCTCCCGTCCCACCGCCTTGGAGCACGCCTACCAAGCGGGCCTTTTGTGCTGA
- a CDS encoding NAD(P)H-hydrate dehydratase — protein sequence MKDVLTVENMRLADRATMAREGIDEIALVKRVAEAIMGYRAWARRIAVACGKGNNGADGMALAGVLAARGADVTVYCVEGKRSPACAYYRETLPKKVKVVEIDETTRIEGYDIVFDCLLGTGFEGVPKGAAAWGIRAVNESGATVVSVDIASGLNADSGMAELCVKSDLTLSIGGYKAGNLLNMAKDTYRTLDVLEVGIVPVTETYGLAEAADVKAALGERKHFSNKGDYGYIALVGGSLPYSGAVRLAAMAAAAMRSGAGVAKVATAKSLCPLLVPQILESTLYPLCERDGQIGFDREEIERLVGNVKAVAFGMGVGTGEGAKAILAYLLENYAGRLVVDADGLTLLSQMDADFLRRRKCTLVLTPHVKEFGRMTGKSVEDIFAHFAEYAVDYAKAVGAVVLLKGATTVVTDGKRVALVDAGAPGMATAGSGDVLSGVLAATLGYVEDAWTATYAAAYINGKAGEAAQAKVGATSMIASDTVREIAGVIGTM from the coding sequence ATGAAAGACGTGTTGACCGTGGAAAATATGAGATTGGCCGACCGAGCGACGATGGCGCGAGAGGGCATTGACGAGATCGCGCTCGTGAAAAGAGTCGCCGAGGCCATCATGGGTTACCGCGCGTGGGCGAGACGTATCGCCGTCGCGTGCGGCAAGGGCAACAACGGCGCGGACGGAATGGCGTTGGCGGGCGTGCTGGCGGCGCGGGGCGCGGACGTGACCGTGTACTGCGTGGAAGGAAAGAGAAGCCCCGCCTGCGCGTATTACCGCGAGACTTTGCCGAAAAAGGTCAAGGTGGTGGAAATAGACGAAACTACCCGCATAGAGGGCTACGATATCGTATTCGACTGCTTGTTGGGGACGGGCTTCGAGGGCGTGCCGAAGGGCGCGGCGGCTTGGGGCATACGCGCCGTCAACGAGAGCGGGGCGACGGTGGTATCGGTGGATATCGCAAGCGGTCTCAATGCCGACAGCGGTATGGCCGAATTGTGCGTAAAATCCGACCTCACTTTGAGTATCGGCGGGTATAAGGCGGGCAACCTGTTGAATATGGCCAAAGATACCTACCGCACGCTCGACGTGCTCGAGGTGGGCATTGTGCCCGTGACCGAGACCTACGGGTTGGCGGAGGCCGCGGATGTGAAGGCCGCGTTGGGCGAACGAAAACACTTCTCCAACAAGGGCGACTATGGCTATATCGCCCTCGTCGGCGGGAGTTTGCCCTATTCGGGCGCGGTGCGGTTGGCCGCGATGGCCGCCGCCGCGATGCGTTCGGGCGCGGGCGTGGCGAAGGTGGCGACGGCGAAGAGTTTGTGCCCCCTACTGGTGCCGCAGATATTGGAAAGCACGCTGTACCCCTTGTGCGAGCGGGACGGCCAGATCGGGTTTGACCGCGAGGAGATAGAGCGGCTCGTCGGCAACGTCAAAGCCGTGGCGTTCGGTATGGGCGTGGGTACGGGCGAGGGCGCAAAGGCCATTCTTGCGTACCTATTGGAAAACTACGCGGGCAGGCTCGTGGTGGACGCGGACGGGCTGACCTTGTTGTCGCAAATGGACGCGGACTTTCTTCGTAGAAGAAAATGCACGCTCGTATTGACCCCGCACGTCAAGGAATTCGGACGGATGACGGGCAAGAGCGTAGAGGATATATTCGCGCATTTCGCGGAATACGCCGTGGACTACGCCAAAGCGGTGGGGGCGGTGGTGCTGTTGAAAGGCGCGACGACCGTCGTGACCGACGGCAAGCGGGTGGCCTTGGTAGACGCGGGGGCGCCCGGTATGGCGACCGCAGGCTCGGGCGACGTACTGTCGGGGGTGCTGGCGGCGACGTTGGGCTACGTGGAGGACGCGTGGACGGCGACCTATGCCGCCGCGTATATCAACGGCAAAGCGGGCGAAGCGGCGCAAGCAAAAGTGGGCGCGACGAGTATGATCGCCTCGGATACGGTGCGTGAGATAGCGGGCGTGATAGGGACAATGTAG
- a CDS encoding O-acetylhomoserine aminocarboxypropyltransferase/cysteine synthase, with protein sequence MADKKRIETICVQGGYTPKNGEPRQIPIYQSTTFKYDTSEDMGKLFDLEASGYFYTRLQNPTNDYVAAKLAELEGGTAGMLTSSGQAANFFAVFNLAQAGDHVVASAAIYGGTFNLFNVTMKKMGIDFTFVSPDATEEELEAAFRPNTKALFGETIANPALSVLDIEMFARVAHKMGVPFIIDNTFATPVHCRPIEWGADIVTHSTTKYIDGHGSSVGGAIVDAGKFDWMAHKDKFPGLTTPDDSYHGIVYAEKFGKEGAFITKCTAQLMRDFGAIQAPQHAYYINLGLESLPVRMARHAENGQKVAEFLAAHDKIEWVRYCGLKGDKYYELGQKYLPKGSCGVVSFGVKGGRKAAETFMKNLKVAAIETHVADARTCCLHPASATHRQLTDEQLEAAGISANLVRYSCGLENADDLIEDIAQALEMI encoded by the coding sequence ATGGCTGACAAAAAGAGAATAGAGACCATTTGCGTGCAAGGCGGATATACGCCCAAGAACGGCGAACCGCGACAAATACCCATCTACCAAAGCACCACGTTCAAGTACGATACGAGCGAGGATATGGGCAAGTTGTTCGACCTCGAGGCGTCGGGCTACTTCTATACGCGTCTGCAAAACCCCACCAACGATTACGTGGCCGCCAAGTTGGCCGAGTTGGAGGGGGGTACGGCGGGCATGCTGACCTCGTCGGGGCAGGCGGCCAATTTCTTCGCGGTGTTCAACCTGGCGCAAGCGGGCGACCACGTGGTGGCGAGCGCCGCCATCTACGGAGGCACGTTCAACCTGTTCAACGTGACGATGAAGAAGATGGGTATCGACTTCACGTTCGTCTCGCCCGACGCCACCGAAGAGGAGTTGGAAGCGGCTTTCCGTCCCAACACGAAGGCTTTGTTCGGCGAGACTATCGCCAACCCCGCTTTGTCCGTGCTGGATATCGAGATGTTCGCCCGCGTGGCGCATAAGATGGGCGTGCCTTTCATCATCGACAACACCTTCGCCACGCCCGTGCATTGCCGTCCCATCGAATGGGGCGCGGATATCGTGACGCACTCCACGACCAAGTACATAGACGGACACGGCAGTTCGGTCGGCGGCGCTATCGTGGACGCGGGCAAGTTCGACTGGATGGCCCATAAGGACAAGTTCCCCGGCCTGACTACGCCCGACGACAGTTATCACGGCATCGTGTACGCCGAGAAGTTCGGCAAAGAAGGCGCGTTCATCACCAAATGCACCGCGCAACTGATGCGTGACTTCGGCGCGATACAGGCACCGCAACACGCGTATTATATCAACCTCGGCTTGGAAAGCCTGCCCGTGAGAATGGCGCGTCACGCCGAGAACGGTCAAAAAGTGGCCGAATTTTTGGCCGCGCACGACAAGATCGAGTGGGTGCGCTACTGCGGTCTCAAAGGGGATAAGTATTACGAATTGGGGCAAAAGTACCTGCCGAAAGGAAGCTGCGGCGTGGTGAGTTTCGGCGTGAAGGGCGGTAGAAAGGCCGCCGAGACCTTTATGAAGAACCTGAAGGTGGCCGCCATCGAAACGCACGTCGCGGACGCGCGGACCTGCTGTCTGCACCCCGCTTCGGCTACCCACAGACAACTGACCGACGAGCAACTGGAGGCGGCGGGTATCTCCGCGAACCTCGTGCGCTACAGCTGCGGATTGGAGAACGCGGACGACCTCATCGAGGATATCGCGCAAGCCTTGGAAATGATTTGA
- the metA gene encoding homoserine O-succinyltransferase — translation MPIIVPKDIPAAKVLAGENIFVMNELRAATQDIRPLEIAVLNLMPTKIVTETQLMRLLSNSPLQVNITLLATRSYVGKNTPVSHLDKFYCTFDDVKHRRFDGMIITGAPVEDIDFADVKYWDELAEVFEFVKTNVTSTMFICWGAQAAVHYYYGIEKQPLPKKLFGIYRYYGFDRFEPLLKGLDDGFAMPHSRHTTIREKDVRESKDLVLLASSEETGPAIARSVDNRFIFVFGHPEYDRETLETEYLRDLGKGLPIEAPVHYYREGTAGEIDFCWSSTANLLYSNWLNHYVYQITPYDWK, via the coding sequence ATGCCTATCATCGTACCGAAGGACATACCCGCCGCGAAAGTGCTGGCGGGGGAAAATATATTCGTGATGAACGAATTGCGAGCGGCCACGCAGGACATACGTCCTCTGGAAATCGCCGTGCTCAATCTCATGCCCACGAAAATCGTGACCGAGACGCAGTTGATGCGCCTACTGTCCAACTCGCCGTTGCAGGTGAATATCACGCTGTTGGCGACGCGCTCCTACGTGGGGAAGAATACGCCCGTGTCCCATTTGGATAAGTTCTACTGCACGTTCGACGACGTGAAGCATCGCCGCTTCGACGGTATGATTATCACGGGCGCACCCGTGGAAGATATCGACTTCGCGGACGTGAAATATTGGGACGAGTTGGCCGAAGTGTTCGAGTTCGTCAAAACGAACGTGACTTCGACGATGTTTATCTGCTGGGGCGCGCAGGCCGCCGTGCATTATTATTACGGCATAGAAAAACAGCCCTTGCCCAAGAAATTGTTCGGTATCTATCGGTATTACGGGTTCGACCGCTTCGAGCCACTGCTCAAGGGACTGGACGACGGCTTTGCCATGCCGCACAGCAGGCATACGACCATACGCGAGAAGGACGTAAGAGAGAGCAAGGACCTCGTGCTGTTGGCGTCGTCCGAGGAGACGGGGCCGGCCATCGCAAGGTCGGTGGATAATCGCTTCATCTTCGTCTTCGGACACCCCGAGTATGACCGCGAAACCTTGGAGACCGAGTACCTGCGCGACCTCGGGAAGGGGTTGCCCATCGAGGCGCCCGTCCATTATTATCGCGAAGGGACCGCGGGGGAGATCGATTTTTGTTGGAGTTCGACGGCAAATCTCTTGTACTCCAACTGGTTGAACCACTACGTGTATCAAATCACGCCGTACGATTGGAAGTAG
- a CDS encoding helix-turn-helix transcriptional regulator, with the protein MENNETKNYMLIFAKNLRELLGEMSVNEFAKRVGIPQQTLSRYLHCQREISIANLCKIADYFGEDIDVLLGRKHY; encoded by the coding sequence ATGGAGAACAATGAAACAAAAAACTATATGCTTATATTTGCGAAAAACTTGCGCGAGTTGTTAGGCGAAATGTCGGTCAACGAATTTGCAAAACGCGTCGGCATACCCCAACAAACGCTCTCTCGCTACCTGCATTGTCAACGCGAAATTTCGATTGCCAATTTATGCAAAATCGCCGATTACTTCGGCGAAGATATCGACGTGCTTTTAGGACGGAAACACTATTAG
- a CDS encoding PH domain-containing protein, protein MSYIEEKVLSGNEHIVKRATISKIPLFWWWVGGILGCWLLLIPTIKAIKATLAYRTTEYVITDKKVIEKRGIVSVRCDEMLLEKVENVVVQQAFWGRLCKFGTVIIKGTNRDNIYFVNIKDYLDVKEVLNGVIGSRNE, encoded by the coding sequence ATGAGTTATATTGAAGAAAAAGTATTATCGGGGAATGAACATATCGTAAAACGAGCGACGATCAGCAAAATACCCTTGTTTTGGTGGTGGGTTGGCGGAATATTGGGGTGTTGGCTGTTGCTTATACCAACGATAAAAGCCATAAAAGCAACTTTGGCATATCGCACGACCGAATATGTGATAACCGACAAAAAAGTAATCGAGAAGAGAGGTATCGTTTCGGTGCGGTGCGACGAAATGCTCTTGGAGAAAGTGGAGAACGTGGTGGTTCAGCAAGCCTTTTGGGGCAGACTATGCAAGTTCGGTACTGTCATCATAAAAGGAACGAACCGAGACAATATCTATTTTGTCAATATCAAGGATTATCTTGATGTCAAGGAAGTTTTGAATGGAGTGATAGGGAGCAGAAACGAGTAG
- a CDS encoding STAS domain-containing protein: MAIANELTIEKQQSGAELTLALIGRLDTLTAPELEATLKESLEGVTSLTFDVSRLDYVSSAGLRVFLMAQKTMNRLGTMKILHPTEDVYEIFDVTGFTDIFTIEQ; encoded by the coding sequence ATGGCCATAGCAAACGAACTCACCATCGAAAAACAACAAAGCGGCGCCGAACTTACCCTCGCCCTCATCGGCCGCTTGGACACCCTCACCGCGCCCGAACTCGAGGCCACTCTCAAAGAAAGTCTCGAGGGCGTCACCTCTTTGACCTTCGACGTTTCCCGCCTCGACTACGTCTCATCCGCGGGTCTGCGCGTCTTCCTTATGGCGCAAAAGACGATGAACCGTCTGGGCACCATGAAGATTCTCCACCCCACCGAGGACGTCTACGAGATCTTCGATGTCACCGGTTTCACCGACATCTTCACCATCGAGCAATAA
- a CDS encoding SpoIIE family protein phosphatase, with translation MEKIRNTGSNMSVNVIGMVVMLLLVFGTITGTIGYFTFTDAFTSEYAEATYRMADTATALVNGDHIDDYLAGDLMDEYAATNAYLDVYCHKIHVTIMYVIAVDQSDYGRFVSVFNNVNNDVGNTNYTPWELGHPRDTTNDEYRRKYRAIYEEGSVYETVYRTRHLNGQKPHITTMVPVKDSTGKVVALLCMHRMMNGLTDVLRRYMLIVGVTALGLAILTALFYALFFHRKLFMPLQAISTEATRFSRENTQGQSLAKVSRYKELRNLGVSIDEMESEMLKYIANLTAATAERERIGAELSVATTIQAASIPNVFPAFPYRKDFDIYASMTPAKEVGGDLYNFFLVDDDHLAFVIGDVSGKGVPAALFMMVTNILLTERVKLGGGTPADVLSFVNDAICAHNEAEMFVTLWLGVLEISTGKVIASNAGHDDAAVYRKDGSFELFKTRHGVVVGAMSGVRYKNFEFTLAKGDKLFLYTDGVPEATDSDKRMFTLQGMLDALNAHKDESPEGILAGVTDAVNAFVGEAPQFDDLTMLCIELTDAANEPCSLTVEADTANLPRVTDFVTDLLDGAGCSPKARMAVELSVDEIFTNVACYAYGEGTGEVEISASVEDGVLTLVFRDEGVPYDPLAKADPDVTLSADERAIGGLGIFLVKKKMDEVTYAYLDGHNVLTLRKRIS, from the coding sequence ATGGAAAAAATACGCAACACCGGTTCCAATATGTCCGTCAACGTCATCGGCATGGTCGTTATGCTCCTTTTGGTGTTCGGCACCATCACGGGCACCATCGGTTACTTTACTTTCACCGACGCGTTCACGTCCGAATACGCCGAAGCCACCTACCGCATGGCGGACACGGCGACCGCCCTCGTCAACGGCGATCATATAGACGACTACCTTGCGGGCGATTTGATGGATGAGTACGCCGCCACCAACGCCTATCTCGACGTCTATTGTCACAAGATACACGTCACCATCATGTACGTCATCGCGGTCGACCAATCGGATTACGGGCGTTTTGTCTCGGTTTTCAACAACGTCAACAACGACGTCGGCAACACCAACTACACGCCGTGGGAATTGGGGCATCCGCGCGACACCACCAACGACGAGTATCGCCGCAAATACCGCGCCATCTACGAGGAGGGCTCCGTCTACGAGACCGTCTATCGCACGCGGCACCTCAACGGGCAAAAGCCACACATCACCACGATGGTTCCCGTCAAAGATTCGACGGGCAAGGTGGTGGCGCTTCTCTGTATGCACCGCATGATGAACGGGCTCACCGACGTTCTCCGCCGCTATATGCTCATAGTCGGCGTCACGGCGTTGGGGCTTGCCATTCTCACCGCCCTATTCTACGCGCTGTTTTTCCATCGCAAACTGTTTATGCCCTTGCAGGCCATTTCGACCGAAGCCACCCGCTTCTCCCGCGAAAACACGCAGGGACAGTCGCTTGCGAAGGTCAGCCGCTACAAAGAGTTGCGCAATCTCGGCGTGTCCATAGACGAGATGGAATCCGAAATGCTCAAATATATCGCCAATCTCACCGCGGCCACGGCCGAGCGTGAACGCATCGGGGCGGAACTTTCGGTCGCCACCACCATACAGGCGGCTTCTATCCCCAACGTCTTCCCCGCCTTCCCCTACCGCAAGGATTTCGATATCTATGCGTCTATGACGCCCGCCAAAGAAGTGGGCGGCGACTTGTACAATTTCTTCTTAGTAGACGACGACCACCTTGCCTTCGTCATCGGCGACGTATCGGGCAAGGGCGTTCCCGCCGCTTTGTTCATGATGGTCACCAACATTCTCCTCACCGAGCGCGTCAAGTTGGGCGGCGGCACCCCCGCCGACGTTCTCTCCTTCGTCAACGACGCCATTTGCGCGCACAACGAGGCCGAGATGTTCGTCACCTTGTGGTTGGGCGTGCTGGAGATTTCCACGGGCAAGGTCATCGCGTCCAACGCGGGCCACGACGACGCCGCCGTCTATCGCAAAGACGGCTCCTTCGAGTTGTTCAAGACCAGGCACGGCGTGGTCGTAGGAGCCATGTCGGGCGTGCGCTACAAAAACTTCGAGTTCACCCTCGCCAAAGGGGACAAACTCTTCCTCTACACGGACGGCGTGCCCGAGGCCACCGACAGCGACAAGCGTATGTTCACCCTGCAAGGTATGCTCGACGCGCTCAACGCGCACAAGGACGAATCTCCCGAGGGCATTCTCGCGGGCGTCACCGACGCCGTCAACGCCTTCGTGGGCGAAGCGCCCCAATTCGACGACCTCACCATGCTGTGCATCGAGCTTACCGATGCGGCGAACGAGCCTTGCTCCCTTACCGTCGAGGCCGACACCGCCAATCTGCCCCGCGTTACCGACTTCGTCACCGATCTTCTCGACGGCGCGGGCTGCTCGCCCAAGGCGCGGATGGCCGTGGAGTTGTCGGTGGACGAGATATTCACCAACGTCGCCTGCTACGCCTACGGCGAAGGGACGGGCGAGGTGGAAATATCCGCTTCCGTCGAGGACGGCGTTCTCACGTTGGTCTTCCGCGACGAGGGCGTTCCTTACGATCCCTTGGCCAAGGCGGATCCCGACGTCACCCTCTCGGCGGACGAAAGAGCCATAGGCGGGTTGGGCATATTCCTCGTCAAGAAGAAGATGGACGAGGTCACCTATGCCTACCTCGACGGGCACAACGTCCTCACCCTACGGAAGCGCATTTCGTAG